A window from Pongo abelii isolate AG06213 chromosome 6, NHGRI_mPonAbe1-v2.0_pri, whole genome shotgun sequence encodes these proteins:
- the LOC100459164 gene encoding uncharacterized protein LOC100459164 — protein sequence MSMSVRVRASVHKRECECACVEGRRGAWLKARCLHGCQRKTEVGACCGLREDLMGALARAGHRAENNIAKNIWMDGGGRQIIRGNSDSPEEDGAEPGEAQGGGRQI from the exons atgaGCATGAGTGTGCGTGTGCGTGCGAGTGTGCACAAGCGTGAGTGTGAGTGTGCGTGCGTGGAAGGGCGGCGGGGAGCCTGGCTGAAGGCCCGCTGCCTGCATGGCTGtcagagaaaaacagaagtgGGAGCCTGCTGCGGGCTCCGAGAGGACTTGATGGGAGCCCTGGCGCGCGCTGGGCACCGCGCG GAGAACAATATTGCCAAGAATATCTGGATGGATGGAGGTGGCCGGCAAATCATCAGAGGCAACTCAGACAGCCCAGAGGAGGATGGCGCAGAGCCAGGGGAGGCACAGGGAGGCGGCAGGCAGATCTGA